Proteins from one Escherichia coli genomic window:
- the ycdY gene encoding molecular chaperone YcdY yields the protein MNEFSILCRVLGSLYYRQPQDPLLVPLFTLIREGKLAANWPLEQDELLTRLQKSCDMAQVSADYNALFIGDECAVPPYRSAWVEGATEAEVRAFLSERGMPLADTPADHIGTLLLAASWLEDQSTEDESETLETLFSEYLLPWCGAFLGKVEAHATTPFWRTMAPLTRDAISAMWDELEEDSEE from the coding sequence ATGAATGAGTTTTCTATCCTCTGTCGTGTGCTGGGTTCGCTCTATTACCGCCAACCGCAAGATCCTTTACTGGTGCCGCTGTTTACCCTGATTCGTGAGGGGAAACTGGCTGCGAACTGGCCACTGGAGCAGGATGAGTTACTGACGCGTTTACAGAAAAGCTGTGATATGGCGCAAGTCTCTGCCGATTACAATGCGTTGTTTATCGGCGATGAATGTGCTGTGCCGCCATATCGTAGCGCATGGGTTGAGGGCGCGACGGAAGCGGAAGTGCGCGCTTTTCTTTCCGAACGAGGGATGCCATTAGCGGATACGCCAGCCGATCACATCGGTACATTGCTGCTCGCGGCTTCCTGGCTGGAAGATCAGTCAACGGAAGATGAGAGCGAAACACTGGAAACACTGTTCAGTGAGTATCTGTTACCCTGGTGTGGTGCGTTCCTTGGCAAAGTGGAGGCCCATGCAACTACGCCTTTCTGGCGCACCATGGCACCGCTAACCCGCGATGCTATTAGTGCAATGTGGGACGAGCTGGAAGAAGATTCTGAAGAGTAA
- the ycdX gene encoding zinc-binding phosphatase codes for MYPVDLHMHTVASTHAYSTLSDYIAQAKQKGIKLFAITDHGPDMEDAPHHWHFINMRIWPRMVDGVGILRGIEANIKNVDGEIDCSGKMFDSLDLIIAGFHEPVFAPHDKATNTQAMIATIASGNVHIISHPGNPRYPIDFKAVSEAAAKHQVALEINNSSFLHSRKGSEDNCRAVAAAVRDAGGWVALGSDSHTAFTMGEFEECLKILDAVDFPPERILNVSPRRLLNFLESRGMAPIAEFADL; via the coding sequence ATGTATCCCGTCGACCTTCATATGCATACCGTTGCCAGCACGCATGCATATAGCACATTAAGTGATTATATTGCCCAGGCCAAACAAAAGGGCATTAAACTTTTTGCGATCACCGATCATGGCCCGGACATGGAAGATGCGCCGCATCACTGGCACTTCATTAACATGCGTATCTGGCCGCGAATGGTTGATGGGGTAGGGATCCTGCGTGGTATCGAAGCTAACATTAAAAATGTTGATGGTGAAATTGACTGCAGTGGCAAAATGTTTGATTCGCTGGATCTAATTATTGCCGGCTTTCATGAACCGGTTTTTGCACCACATGATAAAGCGACCAATACGCAAGCGATGATCGCCACTATCGCCAGCGGCAATGTGCATATAATAAGTCATCCCGGAAATCCACGATATCCAATTGATTTTAAAGCTGTTTCTGAAGCTGCGGCGAAACATCAGGTGGCGCTGGAAATCAATAATTCCTCATTTTTACACTCACGTAAGGGCAGTGAAGACAACTGTCGTGCGGTAGCCGCAGCGGTACGTGACGCTGGAGGTTGGGTGGCATTAGGCTCGGATTCTCACACTGCGTTTACCATGGGGGAATTTGAAGAGTGTCTTAAAATCCTCGACGCGGTAGATTTTCCGCCAGAGCGCATTTTGAATGTTTCTCCGCGCCGCTTACTGAACTTCCTTGAATCTCGCGGTATGGCACCGATTGCGGAATTTGCAGACCTTTAA
- the ghrA gene encoding glyoxylate/hydroxypyruvate reductase GhrA, translating to MDIIFYHPTFDTQWWIEALRKAIPQARVRAWKSGDNDSADYALVWHPPVEMLAGRDFKAVFALGAGVDSILSKLQAHPEMLKPSVPLFRLEDTGMGEQMQEYAVSQVLHWFRRFDDYRIQQNSSHWQPLPEYHREDFTIGILGAGVLGSKVAQSLQTWRFPLRCWSRTRKSWPGVQSFAGREELSAFLSQCRVLINLLPNTPETVGIINQQLLEKLPDGAYLLNLARGVHVVVDDLLAVLDSGKVKGAMLDVFNREPLPPESPLWQHPRVAITPHVAAITRPAEAVEYISRTIAQLEKGERVCGQVDRARGY from the coding sequence ATGGACATCATCTTTTATCACCCAACGTTCGATACCCAATGGTGGATTGAGGCACTGCGCAAAGCTATTCCTCAGGCAAGAGTCAGAGCATGGAAAAGCGGAGATAATGACTCTGCTGATTATGCTTTAGTCTGGCATCCTCCAGTTGAAATGCTGGCAGGGCGCGATTTTAAAGCGGTGTTCGCACTCGGGGCCGGTGTTGATTCTATTTTGAGCAAGCTACAGGCACACCCTGAAATGCTGAAGCCTTCTGTTCCACTTTTTCGCCTGGAAGATACCGGTATGGGCGAGCAAATGCAGGAATATGCTGTCAGTCAGGTGCTGCATTGGTTTCGACGTTTTGACGATTACCGCATCCAGCAAAATAGTTCGCATTGGCAACCGCTGCCTGAATATCATCGGGAAGATTTTACCATCGGCATTTTGGGCGCAGGCGTACTGGGCAGTAAAGTTGCACAGAGTCTGCAAACCTGGCGCTTCCCGCTGCGTTGCTGGAGTCGAACCCGTAAATCGTGGCCTGGCGTGCAAAGTTTTGCCGGACGGGAAGAACTCTCTGCATTTCTGAGCCAATGCCGGGTATTGATTAATTTGTTACCGAATACCCCTGAAACCGTCGGCATTATTAATCAACAATTACTCGAAAAATTACCGGATGGCGCGTATCTCCTCAACCTGGCGCGTGGTGTTCATGTCGTGGTAGATGACCTGCTCGCGGTGCTGGATAGCGGCAAAGTTAAAGGTGCAATGCTGGATGTTTTTAATCGCGAACCTTTACCGCCGGAAAGTCCGCTCTGGCAACATCCACGCGTGGCGATAACACCACATGTCGCCGCGATTACCCGTCCCGCTGAAGCTGTGGAGTACATTTCTCGCACCATTGCCCAGCTCGAAAAAGGGGAGAGGGTCTGCGGGCAAGTCGACCGCGCACGCGGCTACTAA
- a CDS encoding GGDEF domain-containing protein has protein sequence MEKDYLGISSTVLVSLLFGLAFVLVNSWFNQPTVEEVVPRSTYLMVMIALFFIDTVAFIFMQLYFIYDRVQFSNCILSLAFLSCLIYFVKTVIIIQQFIEGHLISSVVQNDIAIYYLFRQMSLCMLILLALVNKVSENNKKRCFFSKKMTLCISLFFIFGGAAVAHMLSSHYDDYSLHIAELTNENGQVVWKTSYVTIMIFMWLILLLVNLYFNGLRCDIWNGVSVIAFCAVLYNISLLFMSRYSVSTWYISRTIEVVSKLTVMVIFMCHIFSALRVTKNIAHRDPLTNIFNRNYFFNELKAQSASAQKTSYCVMIMDIDHFKKVNDTWGHPVGDQVIKTVVSIIGKSIRPNDLLARVGGEEFGVLLTETDTESAKVLAERIRANVERLTGDNPEYAIPQKVTISIGAVVTQGSALNPNEIYRMADNALYKAKETGRNKIVVKEAEILINCKDDD, from the coding sequence ATGGAAAAAGACTATTTGGGAATTAGTAGTACTGTATTGGTGAGCTTATTGTTTGGGCTTGCATTCGTTTTGGTAAATAGTTGGTTTAATCAGCCAACCGTTGAGGAGGTTGTTCCACGATCAACCTATCTAATGGTTATGATTGCTTTATTTTTTATCGATACCGTTGCATTTATTTTCATGCAATTGTATTTCATTTATGATCGTGTGCAATTTTCAAACTGCATACTTAGTTTAGCGTTTCTGAGTTGTTTGATTTACTTTGTTAAAACTGTCATTATCATTCAGCAATTTATTGAGGGGCATTTGATAAGCAGCGTTGTACAAAATGATATTGCAATTTATTATTTGTTTCGTCAGATGAGTTTGTGCATGTTAATATTGCTAGCGCTGGTGAATAAAGTTAGTGAAAACAATAAGAAACGCTGTTTTTTTTCCAAAAAAATGACATTGTGTATAAGCCTATTTTTTATTTTTGGGGGGGCGGCAGTTGCTCACATGCTAAGTAGTCATTATGATGACTACAGTTTACATATTGCCGAGTTAACAAATGAAAATGGTCAGGTAGTCTGGAAAACCTCATATGTTACCATAATGATTTTCATGTGGTTAATCTTGCTTTTGGTTAATCTATACTTTAATGGTTTACGCTGTGATATCTGGAATGGAGTATCAGTGATTGCTTTCTGTGCCGTGCTGTATAATATCTCTCTGTTATTTATGAGCAGGTATAGTGTGTCCACTTGGTATATTAGCCGCACTATTGAAGTAGTCAGTAAATTAACCGTTATGGTAATATTTATGTGCCATATTTTCAGTGCGCTACGAGTAACAAAGAACATTGCCCATCGCGATCCATTAACTAATATATTTAACAGGAATTATTTTTTCAATGAACTGAAGGCTCAATCAGCATCAGCCCAAAAAACGTCTTATTGTGTCATGATTATGGATATCGATCACTTTAAAAAAGTTAACGATACGTGGGGGCATCCGGTTGGCGATCAGGTGATAAAAACAGTGGTGAGCATCATTGGGAAAAGCATACGACCAAATGACCTTTTAGCACGCGTTGGCGGCGAAGAGTTTGGCGTCTTGCTGACGGAGACCGATACTGAAAGCGCGAAAGTTTTAGCCGAAAGGATAAGGGCAAATGTAGAGCGTTTGACAGGCGATAATCCTGAATACGCCATACCGCAAAAAGTGACGATTAGCATTGGCGCTGTGGTGACTCAGGGAAGTGCGTTAAATCCGAATGAAATCTATCGAATGGCTGATAATGCACTATATAAAGCGAAAGAAACCGGACGTAATAAGATAGTTGTAAAAGAGGCAGAAATTCTTATCAACTGCAAGGATGATGATTGA